A window of the Hordeum vulgare subsp. vulgare chromosome 5H, MorexV3_pseudomolecules_assembly, whole genome shotgun sequence genome harbors these coding sequences:
- the LOC123451774 gene encoding uncharacterized protein LOC123451774 → MSTAAKNDAASAAEKGAAAVAVLQMKLLVDKRSRRVLYAEARKDAVDFLIGLLRVPAGLAARVIAKHAAAGDGTGDVQADEASAAPGSLGTLYAGARALDDAFFVAAAPDRDAILCPALPSAALALLLAGEPAAAAAATPPPAPPAPPKRYFRCAGPYGTSCRGNPTCVTDVAGLPCPVCRQPMTVEMRWSPGDAHGKLAQAAAEEAAAAAASASAGGYVKEVVSYLVMDDLTVEPMSTISAIMLLKKFKVADCSALEELTVDLGQKEAVLLLKAALESKTALTDVFCGGVSIDRLE, encoded by the coding sequence ATGTCGACGGCGGCGAAGAATGACGCGGCGTCTGCGGCGGAgaagggggcggcggcggtggccgtGCTGCAGATGAAGCTGCTGGTGGACAAGCGATCGCGGCGGGTGCTGTACGCGGAGGCGCGCAAGGACGCCGTCGACTTCCTCATCGGCCTCCTCCGCGTGCCCGCCGGCCTCGCCGCGCGCGTCATCGCCAAGCACGCCGCTGCCGGTGATGGCACCGGTGACGTTCAGGCCGACGAAGCGAGCGCCGCGCCGGGCTCCCTGGGCACGCTCTACGCGGGGGCGCGGGCATTGGACGACGCCTTCTTCGTCGCCGCCGCGCCCGACCGGGACGCGATCCTCTGCCCGGCGCTCCCCTCCGCCGCGCTCGCGCTGCTGCTTGCCGGCGAGccggccgcggcggcggcggcgaccccGCCGCCCGCCCCGCCCGCCCCGCCGAAGCGGTACTTCCGGTGCGCGGGCCCGTACGGGACGTCGTGCCGCGGGAACCCGACGTGCGTGACGGACGTGGCCGGCCTGCCGTGCCCGGTGTGCCGGCAGCCGATGACTGTGGAGATGCGGTGGAGCCCCGGGGACGCGCACGGCAAGCTGGCGCAGGCGGCggccgaggaggcggcggcggcggcggcgtcggcgTCCGCAGGAGGGTATGTGAAGGAGGTGGTGAGCTACCTGGTGATGGACGACCTCACGGTGGAGCCCATGTCCACCATCTCCGCCATCATGCTGCTCAAGAAGTTCAAGGTCGCCGACTGCTCCGCCCTGGAGGAGCTCACCGTCGACCTGGGCCAGAAGGAGGCCGTGCTGCTGCTCAAGGCCGCGCTCGAGTCCAAGACGGCGCTCACCGACGTCTTCTGCGGCGGCGTCTCCATTGACAGGCTCGAGTGA
- the LOC123451773 gene encoding rop guanine nucleotide exchange factor 1 → MASASEDEAGSERCCGSYSPSADVSGSETSSDCSAPTATTRRFPFSSSSASASASRGLASSSSSQLPTPSAAFFPSSVPASDLSEIDMMKERFAKLLLGEDMSGSGKGVCTALAVSNAITNLSATVFGELWRLEPLAPARKAMWTREMDWLLSVADSIVELIPSLQELPDGGGQFEVMVPRPRSDLYMNLPALRKLDAMLLAMIDEFKETEFWYVDRGIVVDDGGGGPCPSSSSSSSCGRPSSVRQEEKWWLPCPRVPPKGLPEEARRKLQQSRDCANQILKAAMAINSDVLAEMEIPDAYLESLPKSGRTCLGEIIYRYITAEQFSPECLLDCLDLSSEHHTLEVANRIEAAIHVWRLKGQKKTTTQAKSKKSWGGKVKGLVGDTKSQVLSQRADGLLQSLRLRHPGLPQTSLDMNKIQYNKDVGQSILESYSRVLESLAFNTIARIDDVIYVDDATKKSAAAETVSIFNRGTGAPVQKKISPSPFSIQHTPYASPFATPTFCSSTPVNGNSPGRAPLPPPSKKNPPAKPEIKVEKLFSGDVEKVWTYAGNLSARKEAGDAPERD, encoded by the exons ATGGCGAGCGCGTCGGAGGACGAGGCGGGCTCGGAGCGCTGCTGCGGCAGCTACAGCCCCAGCGCCGACGTCAGCGGCTCCGAGACCTCCAGCGACTGCTCCgcccccaccgccaccacccgccgcttccccttctcctcctcctccgcctccgcctccgcctcccgcggcctcgcctcctcctcctcctcccagctCCCCACCCCGTCCGCcgccttcttcccctcctccgtcCCCGCCTCCGACCTCTCCG AGATCGACATGATGAAGGAGCGCTTCGCCAAGCTGCTGCTCGGCGAGGACATGTCCGGCAGCGGCAAGGGCGTCTGCACCGCGCTCGCCGTCTCCAACGCCATCACCAACCTCTCCG CCACCGTGTTCGGCGAGCTGTGGCGGCTGGAGCCGCTGGCGCCGGCCAGGAAGGCCATGTGGACGCGGGAGATGGACTGGCTGCTCTCCGTCGCCGACTCCATCGTCGAGCTCATCCCCTCGCTGCAGGAGCTCCCCGACGGCGGCGGCCAGTTCGAGGTCATGGTGCCGCGCCCGCGCAGCGACCTCTACATGAACCTCCCCGCGCTCAGGAAGCTCGACGCCATGCTCCTCGCCATGATCGACGAGTTCAAGGAGACCGAGTTCTGGTATGTCGACAGGGGGATTGtggtcgacgacggcggcggggggccgtgcccgtcctcgtcctcgtcttcgTCCTGCGGGCGGCCGTCCTCGGTGCGGCAGGAGGAGAAGTGGTGGCTGCCGTGCCCGCGGGTGCCGCCCAAGGGGCTGCCCGAGGAGGCCAGGAGGAAGCTGCAGCAGAGCAGGGACTGCGCCAACCAGATACTCAAGGCGGCCATGGCGATCAACAGCGATGTGCTTGCTGAGATGGAGATACCGGATGCGTATCTGGAGTCGTTGCCAAAG AGTGGTCGAACTTGCTTGGGTGAGATAATTTACAGATACATAACGGCTGAACAATTCTCACCTGAATGCCTCCTGGACTGCTTGGACCTGTCATCGGAGCACCATACACTTGAAGTAGCAAACAGAATAGAGGCTGCCATCCATGTCTGGAGACTAAAGGGCCAAAAGAAAACGACGACTCAGGCAAAGTCAAAGAAATCTTGGGGCGGAAAAGTGAAGGGTCTTGTTGGAGATACAAAGAGCCAAGTATTGTCACAAAGAGCTGATGGTCTGCTGCAGAGCTTAAGATTGCGACACCCTGGTTTGCCACAGACTTCGCTTGACATGAACAAGATTCAGTATAACAAG GATGTCGGTCAGTCCATACTTGAAAGTTACTCAAGGGTTCTAGAGAGCTTGGCATTCAACACAATTGCGAGAATTGACGACGTGATTTACGTGGACGACGCaacgaagaaatctgcagctgccGAGACCGTTTCGATCTTCAACCGCGGCACGGGTGCACCAGTCCAGAAGAAAATCTCCCCGAGCCCATTCTCGATCCAGCATACGCCGTACGCCTCCCCCTTCGCCACACCCACCTTCTGCTCCTCCACCCCAGTCAATGGCAACAGCCCCGGAAGAGCACCACTGCCTCCGCCGAGCAAAAAGAACCCGCCAGCGAAACCCGAGATCAAAGTCGAGAAGCTCTTCTCCGGTGATGTAGAGAAGGTGTGGACCTATGCCGGAAACCTGAGCGCGCGGAAAGAAGCCGGAGACGCTCCTGAAAGGGACTGA